One window of Myxococcus xanthus genomic DNA carries:
- a CDS encoding acetyl-CoA carboxylase biotin carboxylase subunit: MERFKKVLIANRGEIAVRVIRTCQRLGYSTVAVFSEADRGAPHVLAADEAVAIGPSPAKESYLVIGKILEAAKTSGAEAIHPGYGFLSENADFARACRDAGLVFIGPEAEAITLMGNKRQAKLRMIAAGVPCIPGYEASDLDDEALAVEGERIGFPLMVKAAAGGGGRGMRLVHEASQLRAALRAARSEATNAFGSGELILEKAVIDARHVEVQVFADTHGNVVHLGERDCSVQRRHQKIVEESPSPAVSPALRARMGEVAVAAARAIGYRGAGTIEFLLAPSGDFYFMEMNTRLQVEHPVTELITGLDLVEWQLRVAAGETLPRTQEAISASGHAIEVRLCAEDPAKGYAPQAGRLLAWRLPLREGVRIDHGVREGQEIPPFYDSMQAKVIAHGPDRETARRRLVEALRELTVFGVTTNKNLLLYVLEHAAFRSGEYDTAFIARHAAASEVEGLYQADAKARALAAALLFHDEGLKLADTAGLDVSLLNWNTSHRHPVRMKLVSRGAEASVTVQPVSGEGYEVDVGDSSFDVSVLGLSAGVLDFSSAGTRGRARYLRDGDTLWLDLGSGAHAVTDVTFRPPSKSDGVGSGRLAAPMDGRILRVDTQVGAAVKPGDVLVVLEAMKMEFQVVADVRGTVAELNVSVGSQVKAKQLLVSLAAEKTA; the protein is encoded by the coding sequence ATGGAGCGCTTCAAGAAGGTCCTCATCGCGAACCGCGGCGAGATTGCCGTCCGGGTGATTCGCACCTGCCAGCGGCTGGGTTACAGCACCGTGGCGGTGTTCTCCGAGGCGGACCGCGGCGCGCCGCACGTGCTGGCGGCGGACGAGGCGGTGGCCATTGGTCCGTCTCCGGCGAAGGAGTCCTACCTCGTCATCGGGAAGATTCTGGAAGCGGCGAAGACGTCCGGCGCGGAGGCCATCCACCCGGGCTACGGTTTCTTGTCGGAGAACGCGGACTTCGCGCGCGCTTGCCGCGACGCGGGCCTGGTGTTCATCGGCCCGGAGGCCGAGGCCATCACCCTGATGGGCAACAAGCGTCAGGCGAAGCTGCGCATGATTGCGGCGGGCGTGCCCTGCATTCCTGGCTACGAGGCGTCCGACCTGGATGATGAGGCGCTGGCGGTGGAGGGCGAGCGCATCGGCTTCCCGCTGATGGTCAAGGCGGCGGCGGGTGGCGGCGGGCGCGGCATGCGGCTGGTGCACGAGGCATCGCAGCTTCGCGCGGCCCTGCGCGCGGCGCGCTCGGAGGCGACGAATGCCTTCGGGAGCGGGGAGCTCATCCTGGAGAAGGCCGTCATCGACGCGCGGCACGTGGAGGTCCAGGTCTTCGCGGACACGCACGGCAACGTGGTGCACCTGGGCGAGCGGGACTGCTCGGTGCAGCGCCGGCACCAGAAAATCGTGGAGGAGAGTCCGTCACCGGCGGTGAGCCCGGCGCTGCGCGCGCGCATGGGTGAGGTGGCGGTGGCGGCGGCTCGGGCGATTGGCTACCGGGGAGCGGGGACCATCGAGTTCCTCCTCGCTCCGAGCGGTGACTTCTACTTCATGGAGATGAACACACGTCTCCAGGTGGAGCACCCGGTGACGGAGCTGATTACCGGGTTGGATTTGGTGGAGTGGCAGCTCCGCGTGGCGGCGGGGGAGACGCTGCCCCGGACGCAGGAGGCGATTTCCGCGTCGGGGCATGCCATCGAGGTTCGCCTCTGCGCGGAGGACCCGGCGAAGGGCTACGCGCCCCAGGCCGGGCGGCTGCTGGCGTGGAGGCTGCCGCTGCGTGAGGGCGTGCGCATCGACCACGGCGTGCGGGAGGGGCAGGAGATTCCGCCCTTCTATGACTCCATGCAGGCGAAGGTGATTGCGCACGGCCCGGACCGGGAGACGGCGCGCCGGCGGCTGGTGGAGGCGCTGCGCGAGCTGACGGTGTTCGGCGTCACCACCAACAAGAACCTGTTGTTGTACGTGCTGGAGCACGCGGCGTTCCGTTCAGGGGAGTACGACACGGCGTTCATCGCGAGGCACGCGGCGGCGTCGGAGGTGGAAGGGCTGTATCAGGCAGACGCGAAGGCGCGGGCGCTGGCGGCGGCGCTGCTCTTCCACGACGAAGGCCTGAAGCTGGCGGACACGGCGGGTCTGGATGTGTCCCTGCTGAATTGGAACACGTCCCACCGCCACCCCGTGCGGATGAAGCTCGTGAGCCGTGGCGCGGAAGCGTCCGTCACCGTCCAGCCCGTGTCCGGGGAAGGGTACGAGGTGGACGTGGGGGATTCGTCGTTCGACGTGTCCGTGTTGGGGCTGTCCGCGGGCGTGCTCGACTTCTCCAGCGCCGGGACACGGGGCCGCGCACGCTACCTGCGGGACGGGGACACGCTGTGGCTGGACCTGGGCTCGGGCGCGCACGCCGTGACGGACGTAACGTTCCGTCCGCCGTCGAAGTCGGACGGCGTGGGCAGCGGACGGCTGGCGGCGCCCATGGATGGGCGCATCCTGCGCGTGGACACGCAGGTGGGCGCGGCGGTGAAGCCCGGGGACGTCCTGGTGGTGCTGGAGGCCATGAAGATGGAGTTCCAGGTGGTGGCGGACGTTAGGGGCACCGTCGCGGAGCTCAACGTGTCCGTGGGCAGCCAGGTGAAGGCGAAGCAGCTCCTGGTGTCGCTGGCTGCGGAGAAGACGGCCTGA
- a CDS encoding acyclic terpene utilization AtuA family protein — protein sequence MPASPLRVGNASGFYGDRFSAVREMLEGGQLDVLTGDYLAELTMLILGRDRMKDPSTGYAKTFLKQMEQCLALVVEKKVKVVTNAGGLNPSGLAAALREVAAKLGVKVRVAHVEGDDLSAQADALGLGSPLTANAYLGGWGIAACLRAGADIVVTGRVTDASLVVGPAAAHFGWKVDDWDRLAGAMVAGHVLECGTQATGGNFSFFTELDARRPGFPLAELYEDGSSVITKHAGSGGAVTVDTVLAQLVYEITGARYAGPDATARFDTISLASHGKDRVRVSGVRGEPPPPTMKVCLNNLGGYRNEATFILVGLDIEEKARLVREQLEAALTRKPKELQWMLTRTDREDAATEEQAAAFLRVVVKDADAKVVGRAFSGAAVELALGSYPGFTMTAPPSDGAPYGVYTPAYVEAGRVEHVAVLEDGTCTAITPPGETRSLEPVEPPPLPPPVPGGPTRRVPLGRIVAARSGDKGGTANIGVWARTDAAWRWLAHALTEEKLRELLPEAAPLRIERHVFPNLRGLNFVVEGLLGEGVSSSTRFDPQGKALGEWLRSRHMDIPEALLREGQE from the coding sequence ATGCCTGCATCCCCCCTGCGTGTCGGCAATGCCTCGGGCTTCTATGGAGACCGCTTCTCGGCGGTCCGGGAGATGCTCGAAGGCGGCCAGCTCGACGTCCTGACTGGCGACTACCTGGCCGAGCTGACGATGCTGATACTGGGCCGGGACCGGATGAAGGACCCGTCCACCGGCTATGCCAAGACGTTCCTGAAGCAGATGGAGCAGTGCCTGGCGTTGGTGGTGGAGAAGAAGGTCAAGGTCGTCACCAACGCGGGAGGGTTGAACCCCTCGGGGTTGGCCGCCGCCCTGCGCGAGGTCGCCGCGAAGCTGGGCGTGAAGGTGCGCGTGGCGCACGTGGAGGGAGATGACCTCTCCGCGCAGGCGGATGCGCTGGGCCTGGGCTCGCCGCTCACCGCGAACGCGTACCTGGGCGGGTGGGGCATCGCTGCGTGCCTGCGCGCGGGGGCGGACATCGTCGTCACGGGACGGGTGACGGATGCCTCGCTGGTGGTGGGCCCGGCGGCGGCGCACTTCGGCTGGAAGGTGGATGACTGGGACCGGTTGGCGGGGGCCATGGTCGCCGGCCACGTCCTGGAGTGCGGCACGCAGGCCACGGGCGGCAACTTCTCCTTCTTCACGGAGCTGGACGCGCGGCGCCCCGGCTTCCCACTGGCGGAGCTGTACGAGGACGGCAGCAGCGTCATCACCAAGCACGCGGGCTCGGGCGGCGCGGTGACGGTGGATACGGTGCTGGCGCAGCTCGTCTATGAAATCACCGGGGCGCGGTACGCGGGCCCGGACGCCACGGCGCGCTTCGACACCATTTCCCTGGCGTCACACGGCAAGGACCGCGTCCGCGTCTCAGGCGTGCGCGGCGAGCCGCCACCGCCCACGATGAAGGTGTGCCTCAACAACCTGGGGGGGTACCGGAACGAGGCGACGTTCATCCTGGTGGGGTTGGACATCGAGGAGAAGGCGAGACTGGTGCGCGAGCAACTGGAGGCGGCGCTGACGCGCAAGCCGAAGGAACTCCAGTGGATGCTGACGCGGACGGACCGCGAGGACGCGGCCACCGAGGAGCAGGCCGCCGCCTTCCTTCGCGTGGTGGTGAAGGACGCCGACGCGAAGGTGGTGGGCCGGGCCTTCAGCGGCGCGGCCGTGGAGCTGGCGCTGGGCAGCTACCCGGGCTTCACGATGACGGCGCCGCCCTCCGACGGCGCGCCGTATGGCGTCTACACGCCTGCCTATGTCGAAGCGGGGCGCGTGGAGCATGTCGCCGTCCTCGAGGATGGAACGTGCACCGCCATCACGCCTCCCGGGGAGACGCGCTCGCTGGAGCCCGTGGAGCCACCTCCGCTGCCGCCGCCAGTGCCGGGCGGTCCCACGCGCCGGGTTCCGCTGGGACGCATCGTCGCCGCGCGCAGTGGTGACAAGGGCGGCACGGCGAACATCGGCGTCTGGGCGCGCACGGACGCGGCCTGGCGGTGGCTGGCGCATGCGCTCACGGAAGAGAAGCTGCGCGAGCTGCTCCCGGAGGCCGCGCCGCTGCGCATCGAGCGGCACGTCTTCCCCAACCTGCGGGGGCTGAACTTCGTCGTGGAGGGTCTGCTGGGGGAGGGCGTCTCCTCGTCCACCCGGTTCGACCCGCAGGGCAAGGCCCTGGGCGAGTGGCTGCGCTCGCGGCACATGGACATTCCCGAGGCGCTGCTGCGCGAAGGACAGGAGTAG
- a CDS encoding SDR family oxidoreductase codes for MGYRSLFAPGCFSNRTIVVTGGGSGIGRCTAHELAALGANVVLVGRKPDKLEAVAREIQEDGGKVSFEVLDIRDEEGVKATVARIIAAHGPIHGLVNNAGGQFPSPLSAISKKGFDAVVSTNLTGGFLMAREVYLQSMSSHGGSIVNMLADSWGGMPGMGHSGAARMGMLNLTQTAAVEWAASGVRVNAVAPGWVASSGMDSYKDEGVRAMIPLLKKEVPLQRLATESEVSAAIVFLLTDAAAFITGDVIKIDGGASCNTKIFPLEETTASKPYEGFHRASAPRILGGESKE; via the coding sequence ATGGGCTACCGCTCTCTCTTCGCACCGGGCTGTTTCAGCAACCGCACCATCGTCGTCACCGGCGGCGGCAGTGGCATTGGCCGCTGCACCGCGCACGAGCTGGCCGCGCTGGGCGCCAACGTCGTCCTGGTGGGCCGCAAGCCCGACAAGCTGGAGGCCGTCGCGCGGGAAATCCAGGAGGACGGCGGCAAGGTGTCCTTCGAGGTGCTCGACATCCGCGACGAGGAGGGCGTGAAGGCCACCGTGGCGCGCATCATCGCCGCGCACGGCCCCATCCACGGCCTGGTCAACAACGCGGGCGGGCAGTTCCCCTCGCCGCTGTCGGCCATCTCCAAGAAGGGCTTTGACGCGGTGGTGTCCACCAACCTCACCGGCGGCTTCCTGATGGCGCGGGAAGTCTATCTCCAATCCATGAGCAGCCACGGGGGCTCCATCGTCAACATGCTCGCGGACTCGTGGGGCGGCATGCCGGGCATGGGGCACTCCGGCGCGGCGCGCATGGGCATGCTCAACCTGACGCAGACGGCCGCCGTGGAGTGGGCCGCGTCTGGCGTGCGCGTGAATGCCGTGGCGCCCGGCTGGGTGGCCTCCAGCGGCATGGACAGCTACAAGGACGAGGGCGTGCGGGCGATGATTCCCCTCCTCAAGAAGGAGGTGCCGCTCCAGCGGCTCGCCACCGAATCCGAGGTGAGCGCCGCCATCGTCTTCCTGCTCACCGACGCTGCGGCCTTCATCACCGGCGACGTCATCAAGATTGATGGTGGCGCGTCGTGCAACACCAAGATTTTCCCGCTGGAGGAGACCACCGCCTCCAAGCCCTACGAGGGATTCCACCGCGCGTCGGCGCCGCGCATCCTCGGGGGTGAGTCGAAGGAGTAG
- a CDS encoding TetR/AcrR family transcriptional regulator, producing MLAFLTLGSHPGRVSEASGTPGRQEQERSRVTRQRLMEAAIGALSELGWAGATMTVIAERAGVSRGACQHHFPTRADLVAAAVEYVGHQQVEAVLRKAAQLPADARRTEAILHMLAGIYLSPVFTAAVQLWVAAVADAELRAQLAPLEARVGREFHRLTVQLLGVDDSVAEVRELIQGTLDLIRGLALANLLRDDSARRKKVLHRWALTLDEALSARRTRRG from the coding sequence GTGCTTGCTTTTTTAACCCTTGGCTCGCATCCTGGCCGGGTGAGTGAGGCATCCGGTACGCCCGGCAGGCAGGAGCAGGAGCGCAGCCGCGTCACGCGCCAGCGTCTGATGGAGGCGGCCATTGGCGCGCTCTCCGAGCTGGGGTGGGCGGGCGCGACCATGACTGTGATTGCCGAGCGCGCGGGTGTGTCCCGGGGCGCCTGTCAGCACCACTTCCCCACCCGCGCCGACCTGGTGGCCGCCGCCGTGGAGTACGTGGGGCACCAGCAGGTGGAGGCCGTGCTCCGCAAGGCCGCCCAGTTGCCGGCCGATGCTCGCCGCACGGAGGCCATCCTCCACATGCTGGCCGGCATCTACCTCAGCCCTGTCTTCACCGCCGCGGTGCAGCTCTGGGTGGCCGCCGTGGCGGACGCGGAGCTGCGCGCGCAGTTGGCCCCGCTGGAGGCCCGCGTGGGGCGGGAGTTCCACCGGCTGACGGTGCAGTTGCTCGGCGTGGATGACAGCGTCGCGGAGGTGCGCGAGCTGATTCAGGGCACGCTCGACCTCATCCGGGGACTCGCGCTGGCCAATCTGCTGAGAGACGACAGCGCGCGCAGGAAGAAGGTCCTCCACCGCTGGGCGCTCACCCTGGACGAGGCCCTGAGCGCCCGGCGCACCCGCAGAGGCTGA
- a CDS encoding macro domain-containing protein has product MPVSVVEGDLLDQPVEAIVNAWNRNIIPWWLLLPQGVSGAIKRRGGVGPFREVARAGPMPLGSAVVTSAGRLPFKAIIHVAGIDMLWRASERSIQDSVRNALAKAREQGFRSVAFPVIGAGSGSFDEARALELMRQVLDVEAGALDVSVVRFRP; this is encoded by the coding sequence ATGCCCGTCTCTGTCGTCGAAGGGGATTTGCTGGACCAGCCGGTGGAGGCCATCGTCAATGCCTGGAACCGGAACATCATCCCCTGGTGGCTGCTGCTGCCGCAGGGAGTGTCCGGCGCCATCAAGCGCCGGGGCGGGGTCGGGCCCTTCCGCGAGGTGGCGAGGGCAGGCCCCATGCCCCTGGGCTCGGCGGTGGTGACCTCCGCCGGGCGGTTGCCATTCAAAGCCATCATCCACGTGGCGGGCATCGACATGCTGTGGCGCGCCTCGGAGCGCTCCATCCAGGACTCGGTCCGCAATGCCCTGGCGAAGGCCCGCGAGCAGGGATTTCGCTCCGTCGCCTTCCCCGTCATTGGCGCGGGCTCCGGAAGCTTTGATGAAGCACGCGCGCTGGAGCTGATGCGCCAGGTCCTGGATGTGGAAGCTGGCGCCCTCGACGTGAGCGTCGTGCGCTTCCGGCCATAG
- a CDS encoding acyl-CoA carboxylase subunit beta codes for MPRITSRIDPGSESFKVNRADMLARVSELRAIEAKVRNTENQAKEKFHKRGQLLPRERLMLLLDRGSPFLELSTLCGYGYHDDSDGSLAGGNSIIGIGYVSGVRCIVFVNNSAIKGGTASPWGVQKALRAQALALENKLPMVSLVESGGANLMYQQEIFIPGGETFYNQARLSAAGIPQVTVVHGSSTAGGAYLPGLSDYVVMVKKKAKVFLAGPPLLKAATGEVATDEELGGAQMHATVAGTADYLAEDDADAIRMAREIVAKLGWNAQLPPTERPAYAEPVYSPDELCGAVPVDYRKPYDCREVIARIVDGSEFTGFKDEYDAHTVCGWANLYGHPLGIIGNNGPISPQGATKAAQFIQLCCQKDTPILYLQNTTGYLVGTQPEQGGIVKHGAKMIQAVANATVPQLTVLIGGAFGAGNYGMCGRPFHPRFIFGWPNSRTAVMGGEQAAKVMSIVFGEKLARQGQVVDEEQLKAFCQPIIDQFDKESHPFNCSARMFDDGLIDPRDTRRVLGFALSVCREAKRRQVHPNTFGVARL; via the coding sequence ATGCCACGCATCACCTCGCGAATCGACCCGGGCTCCGAATCCTTCAAGGTGAACCGCGCGGACATGCTGGCCCGCGTTTCGGAGTTGCGCGCCATCGAGGCGAAGGTCCGCAACACGGAGAACCAGGCGAAGGAGAAGTTCCACAAGCGCGGGCAGCTCCTGCCTCGGGAGCGGCTGATGCTGCTGCTCGACCGGGGCTCGCCCTTCCTGGAGCTGTCCACGCTGTGTGGCTATGGCTACCACGACGACAGTGACGGCTCGCTGGCGGGCGGCAACAGCATCATCGGCATTGGCTACGTGTCCGGCGTGCGGTGCATCGTCTTCGTGAACAACTCCGCCATCAAGGGCGGCACCGCGTCGCCGTGGGGCGTGCAGAAGGCGCTGCGCGCGCAGGCATTGGCGCTGGAGAACAAGCTGCCCATGGTGTCGCTGGTGGAGAGCGGCGGCGCCAACCTGATGTACCAGCAGGAAATCTTCATCCCGGGTGGGGAGACCTTCTACAACCAGGCACGGCTGTCGGCGGCGGGCATCCCCCAGGTGACGGTGGTGCACGGCTCCAGCACGGCGGGCGGCGCGTACCTGCCGGGCCTGTCCGACTACGTGGTGATGGTGAAGAAGAAGGCGAAGGTGTTCCTCGCGGGCCCGCCGCTGCTCAAGGCGGCCACGGGGGAAGTCGCCACGGATGAGGAGCTGGGCGGCGCCCAGATGCACGCCACGGTGGCGGGCACCGCGGACTACCTGGCGGAGGACGACGCGGACGCCATCCGCATGGCCCGCGAAATCGTGGCGAAGCTCGGGTGGAACGCGCAGCTTCCGCCCACCGAGCGCCCCGCCTATGCCGAGCCCGTGTACTCGCCCGACGAACTCTGCGGCGCCGTGCCCGTGGACTACCGCAAACCCTACGATTGCCGCGAGGTCATCGCGCGCATCGTGGATGGCTCGGAGTTCACCGGCTTCAAGGACGAGTACGACGCGCACACCGTTTGCGGCTGGGCGAACCTGTACGGCCACCCGCTGGGCATCATCGGAAACAACGGGCCGATTTCGCCCCAGGGCGCGACGAAGGCGGCGCAGTTCATCCAGTTGTGCTGCCAGAAGGACACGCCCATCCTCTACCTGCAGAACACCACGGGCTACCTCGTGGGCACGCAGCCGGAGCAGGGGGGCATCGTGAAGCACGGCGCGAAGATGATTCAGGCCGTGGCCAACGCGACGGTGCCACAGCTCACGGTGCTGATTGGCGGTGCGTTTGGCGCGGGCAACTACGGCATGTGCGGCCGTCCGTTCCATCCGCGCTTCATCTTCGGGTGGCCCAACTCGCGCACCGCCGTCATGGGCGGCGAGCAGGCGGCGAAGGTGATGTCCATCGTCTTCGGGGAGAAGCTGGCCCGGCAGGGGCAGGTGGTGGACGAGGAGCAGCTCAAGGCGTTCTGCCAGCCCATCATCGACCAGTTCGACAAGGAGTCGCATCCGTTCAACTGCAGCGCGCGGATGTTCGACGACGGGCTCATCGACCCGCGGGACACGCGGCGGGTGCTCGGGTTCGCGCTGTCGGTGTGCCGTGAAGCGAAGCGGCGGCAGGTCCATCCCAACACGTTCGGCGTCGCGCGGCTGTGA
- a CDS encoding imm11 family protein yields MSYRYYTFVHALDPRAVEIVDLPDKVDDYFYLRDGVPMGSYLPPTTELALYERAGDMLTDFIANPDTALYVSPNVQKVLADCGLTDAVVELLPFILLDKRGRQIRERYAIANALLKVPCLDFERSKYRRAASDPNEIAEIKVLCIREEAVPSDAQLFRLAELPEMVVLRSDLLEAFQQAGLTGLAVHPTGTEIPG; encoded by the coding sequence ATGTCTTATCGCTATTATACGTTTGTTCATGCCTTGGACCCTCGCGCGGTCGAGATCGTCGACCTCCCCGACAAGGTTGATGATTACTTTTATCTGCGAGATGGCGTCCCGATGGGAAGCTATCTTCCGCCGACGACGGAGCTTGCTCTATATGAGCGTGCTGGCGACATGCTTACGGATTTTATTGCCAACCCAGACACTGCGCTCTACGTCTCCCCGAATGTTCAGAAGGTGTTGGCAGACTGCGGATTGACGGATGCAGTCGTCGAGTTGCTGCCCTTCATATTGTTGGACAAGCGTGGTCGTCAGATCCGGGAACGATACGCGATTGCGAACGCCCTGTTGAAGGTGCCATGCCTGGACTTCGAGCGCTCAAAGTATCGACGGGCTGCGAGCGATCCGAATGAGATCGCGGAGATCAAAGTGTTGTGCATTCGCGAGGAGGCCGTGCCCTCTGATGCACAGCTCTTCAGGCTCGCGGAACTCCCAGAAATGGTCGTGCTCCGCTCCGACCTGCTGGAGGCTTTCCAGCAGGCTGGGCTCACGGGGCTCGCGGTTCACCCCACAGGCACGGAGATTCCGGGCTGA